The window TACCCCGACATCAATACTTAAAGCGTTTTCATCATCCGACAATGTTCCGTGCGAGTGGCCGTAAAGCTGCCAAACTCCATGATGTGATGCATTCCATGTTCGCATGGCGTAGTGAAAAAGAATAATTTTTCGTTTCCCGGCAGTCGCTTCTTCATCTTCAATATAGAGTTCGTGATAATCTTTAATCCACTCGAACCTTTCCGGAACCCGAAGCGCAGAATATTCATGATTGCCTTTTATCAGATGAATTTTTCCATTTAGTCTTTCTAAAATTTCTTTCGTGAAATCGGGTTTTCCTAAACTTACATCGCCTAAGTGATAGACCATATCATCTTTTGCAATTTTTTCGTTCCAGCGTTTGATGAGTTCTTCATTCATTTCTTCCATCGACTCAAAAGGCCGTTCGGAAAATTTTATAATATTGGCATGACCGAAATGATGGTCTGCCGTAAAAAATATATTTGTTTGCATTTGTTTGTTTTTTAAATTGTTTGTTTTTTAACCACAAAAGGTTTACTAAATGTTTGTCATTCTGAAAGAATCTTAAATATAGCTTGTTAAAATCTTTTTGCTAAAACTTTCCCTTAGATTTCTCCGAAATGACAAACGCTGTGGAAATGTTGTAGTTTAAATTTAGTACTTAACCAATTTTCAATAATAACTTACCAAAGCTAAACTTTCACAGTCATCAATTCTTCTTTTACAATATCAATCACCAAAGAATTCAATTTCTTATTGATTCTTTTCTGTTCTTCTTTTTCTATGGTTTCGAAAACTTTCGGGAAATCTTTTTCGAAATCCTCTAAAATATCCTGTGCAAAAAGACCGATCACCCTCCCAATCATTTTGGGCTCGAATTCGCCAATTTTACTGACAACGTTATTCAATCTGTTTATAGTTGCATATTTTTGAATTTCATCCCAAATATTCTGAGCATTTTCGCTGAAGCGAACTTCTTTTTGAGCAGGCCTCTCTTTTCTAACCATTTTAGATTTCTCAGTCCATTTTTCATTCTTATTTTTCAAAATGACTCTTGAACCATTTCCAAAATATTTGGTTTTTAAAGTTTTAACGATGGTTCCTTCACACATATTATTCTCGATTTCAGGTAATCCCAACCAAGCGGGAATTTTAGAATCGAAATCATTCTGAAACTTTAATGCTTCTTCCAAAGTTCCCTGAAATAAGATTTTTGCATAGAAAAATCCAGTTTCCTCAAAAATTTGGTTGACAAAATCTGTATCCAAATAAGTAGTTCCATTCAACTTAATATCAAATGCATAAAACTCGTTATGAGGCGCATATTCAATACCTTTTTGAACTTTTATTGCATCTTTTACAGGTTCAACTTCTTTGTGTTTGTAACCGCCACCAAATAATTCACCGTAAATCACCACAGTTTCCAAATTCGGATGGATATTTTTCACTTTTTCGAACAAATCAATTACATTTTTTCTATAGCGCTCCAACATTTGATGGGCATTATAGAATTTTTCATCCTTCTCGATGAAAGCGGTTCTTTTGGCAATCTTAATTTCCTTTCCGTCGGTGAAGAAAGAGAAATTAGCACCGTGAACTTTTTCCTGCACAATGAAAACCTCATCCCCGAAACCCTGCATTCTGATTTGGTCAATCGTGCGGGTTTGGTAAGCATTTTCTATAGAGTTATATGTTTTGAAAATCATTTTTTTAATTTTTAATAGTTTTTAAAGTTTTTTAAAAGGCTCTCAATATTTTGCTTCCCAACAGGATTCATTGAGTGGCAATAGAATTTCGGTAAGTCTGCATCATTATCCATACAATATTCTACCAACCATTTTGCACAATCGTAGCCAGTCTTTTCAACAAATTCCTGAGAATTTGGTTCTAAATAATGTTCATCAGCAAGGTCGTGGTCAAAAGAGATCATTTCCGGAAGTCCTTTTTCCAAAATCCTGTTAACAAACTGCTCATAATTACGAACAATATGCCAGTCTTTTCTTAGGAAAATATCCTGTCTGGTATAATGATAGGCCTCAATAGGATATCTTATATCATCCAGAAATAGTAATCTTTTTGTAAACTCCATTGCTTTAATTTTTTAAAACTTGATACAGCAATTTCGCTGTGTTAAAAGCGTCATCTGCACCATTATGATTACTCCCTTCAAATTCTATATTTCTTGTCTGAAGTTCTTTCAATAGTCCGATTGGCTTTTCACCAGTCATTAAACTTATCAATACTTTCAAATCAAGATACGTTTCACTGAAAGGAAATTTAACATCAAATTCTTTACACTGACTTTCCATAATTGATTTGTCGAATCCGCCATAACCGGCGTATGTTCTTTGCAATGAATTGTATCTATTTTTGATATTTGAACAGGCTTCTTTAAAAGAAATCCCTTCTTTCTCTAATTTTTCAGAAGTGATTCCTGTCAGTTCTGTACAGTATTCGCTTACTTCTGATTGTGTTGGTTTTATCAAATAACTTCTTTTGTCTTCGATACTTCCGTCTGACATATTGAGTTTACAAATCCCAATTTCAATGATTTCTCTTTTTTGATTTTCAGGAATTTGCCCTTTTTCCCAACATGTAGCTTCGATATCTATGACAATTACTTTGTCGTATAAAAACATTTTAATTTATTTTTTAATTGGAAAAGTAAAGATTCAATGCTTTGATAATACTTTTCACGTTCGTATTTGGATAAAATCCGGAACTGTTGATACAATTTATTTCAACGATTTTCCAGCCTTCATCTGTTAAACAAATATCCATTACAAAAGCTTCTTCAAGATTAAAAATTTGAATCATTTCATTGGCGAAACTCAATCCTTCTCCTGAAACATTTTCTTCGAAAGGAACATTATCATTAAATTTATAATATCCTGCATCGATAATCTGTCCGCCAACAATCCAAAGTCTAGCCTCTTTTATTGTTAGTTTCGCTTCAGAAATCTGAACCAAGGAATCTTCTGTAATTCTATTGGATTTATTTTCCAATCCTTCAAAAACGAAATCTTTCCATTCTGTTTGGTTGAAAACTTTTCCTGTAAAAATTTTTGCTTCATCGTAAGGTTTGATGAATTTAATTTCATCTTTTTTCCAAATCAATTCTTCTGAAATTTTGTGAACGGAAACTTTGTGATTCAAAAGGTTTTCACCATAATATTTAGAATACACTTCATACAAATGATTTCCTCCGTAAAAAGAACCAGGAAACCAATTGGTATTTTGTTTTGCCAATCTTGCAATCGTCACCGAACCATATACGAAAACATCTTTTCTATCTGTTTCGAAATCTATTTTCTCTGAGTTTGGAGGAATATTAATTACATGATAATTAATATTTAATTCTTCCAAAGCATCAAAAATTTTGTAATGGTCTGGGTCTAAATATACATTAGCCTGAACTAAAAAATACATGGTTATTAGTTTTTAAAGGTTCTTTATTTATTTTTTACAATACTTGCTAATTCCAGTTTTGCGTCTTCAGGAAATCCTGAAAGACCCGGAATATCATTGTATTCTAAAATCACTTTTTCTCCGTTTTCTGTTTCCAGAACATCAATCGCAACAATATCTGCTTTGATGTTTTCCTGTAACAGTTTTACTTTTTCTATCCATTCTATTTCAGGCTCGATGATTTGATATTCCTGAGTTAATGAATTAGCTTTCCAATATTTGCCTTTTCTTTTCATTGCCCAAACTTTATCATTTATAGTCAGATAACGGATGTCATATTTATAATTAATAAATTTCTCTGTCGTCACATAATCCTGATGGATAAATAGCAAATCCTTCAGTTCCTCCCATTGTTCTTCGGTCGAAACCAGACTTTTTCCGTATCCACCGTGATGATTTCCAACTTTAACCACGAAAGGAAATTGCATTTCCAGATTTTTCAATTGAGTTGTATTGGTTGCTACATTAAAATCAATAACAGGCAATCCCAATTTTTTCAATCTATTTAACATTGATAATCTTTCGTAACCCATTAATAATGTTG is drawn from Chryseobacterium muglaense and contains these coding sequences:
- a CDS encoding metallophosphoesterase family protein; its protein translation is MQTNIFFTADHHFGHANIIKFSERPFESMEEMNEELIKRWNEKIAKDDMVYHLGDVSLGKPDFTKEILERLNGKIHLIKGNHEYSALRVPERFEWIKDYHELYIEDEEATAGKRKIILFHYAMRTWNASHHGVWQLYGHSHGTLSDDENALSIDVGVDCHNFYPISYEEVKEIMKKKKWTQPFAPRN
- a CDS encoding RNA ligase, Rnl2 family, whose translation is MIFKTYNSIENAYQTRTIDQIRMQGFGDEVFIVQEKVHGANFSFFTDGKEIKIAKRTAFIEKDEKFYNAHQMLERYRKNVIDLFEKVKNIHPNLETVVIYGELFGGGYKHKEVEPVKDAIKVQKGIEYAPHNEFYAFDIKLNGTTYLDTDFVNQIFEETGFFYAKILFQGTLEEALKFQNDFDSKIPAWLGLPEIENNMCEGTIVKTLKTKYFGNGSRVILKNKNEKWTEKSKMVRKERPAQKEVRFSENAQNIWDEIQKYATINRLNNVVSKIGEFEPKMIGRVIGLFAQDILEDFEKDFPKVFETIEKEEQKRINKKLNSLVIDIVKEELMTVKV
- a CDS encoding cyclic-phosphate processing receiver domain-containing protein, giving the protein MEFTKRLLFLDDIRYPIEAYHYTRQDIFLRKDWHIVRNYEQFVNRILEKGLPEMISFDHDLADEHYLEPNSQEFVEKTGYDCAKWLVEYCMDNDADLPKFYCHSMNPVGKQNIESLLKNFKNY
- a CDS encoding 3'-5' exonuclease, with amino-acid sequence MFLYDKVIVIDIEATCWEKGQIPENQKREIIEIGICKLNMSDGSIEDKRSYLIKPTQSEVSEYCTELTGITSEKLEKEGISFKEACSNIKNRYNSLQRTYAGYGGFDKSIMESQCKEFDVKFPFSETYLDLKVLISLMTGEKPIGLLKELQTRNIEFEGSNHNGADDAFNTAKLLYQVLKN
- a CDS encoding ATP-grasp domain-containing protein, with the translated sequence MYFLVQANVYLDPDHYKIFDALEELNINYHVINIPPNSEKIDFETDRKDVFVYGSVTIARLAKQNTNWFPGSFYGGNHLYEVYSKYYGENLLNHKVSVHKISEELIWKKDEIKFIKPYDEAKIFTGKVFNQTEWKDFVFEGLENKSNRITEDSLVQISEAKLTIKEARLWIVGGQIIDAGYYKFNDNVPFEENVSGEGLSFANEMIQIFNLEEAFVMDICLTDEGWKIVEINCINSSGFYPNTNVKSIIKALNLYFSN
- a CDS encoding ATP-grasp domain-containing protein; this translates as MKTILIINGEKYWKDYFAGFNVVQKKVQSSEFIVKDGELYVIDADGVCKPDVIFWRLGAVNPEAKHRNILELIEYSGVPCVNSASTLLMGYERLSMLNRLKKLGLPVIDFNVATNTTQLKNLEMQFPFVVKVGNHHGGYGKSLVSTEEQWEELKDLLFIHQDYVTTEKFINYKYDIRYLTINDKVWAMKRKGKYWKANSLTQEYQIIEPEIEWIEKVKLLQENIKADIVAIDVLETENGEKVILEYNDIPGLSGFPEDAKLELASIVKNK